The Pirellulales bacterium genome includes a window with the following:
- a CDS encoding TerC family protein yields MDWVAPLISLSLMEIVLGIDNVIFIAILVTRLPAEQQNLARQLGLGLALGMRLLLLFAISWIMALEGTVFELTDLGIPESLYSQLGIEHPEAINNITGKDLVLLIGGLFLIAKSVHEIHVKLEGEEHTTTNGGSPAKAQFGWILFQIIMLDIVFSLDSVITAVGMAQQIWIMVVAMVIAVGVMLIFSGAISRFVHRHPTIKILALSFLILIGVLLVAEGTGSHLDRGYVYFAMAFSLIVELINIRIRSNQKPVELREPPPVNN; encoded by the coding sequence ATGGATTGGGTCGCTCCCTTGATTTCGTTGTCGCTCATGGAAATTGTGCTGGGTATCGACAACGTCATTTTTATCGCCATTTTAGTCACCCGACTGCCCGCCGAACAACAAAACCTGGCCCGGCAATTGGGCTTGGGACTGGCCCTGGGAATGCGGCTGCTGTTGTTGTTTGCCATTAGCTGGATCATGGCGCTGGAAGGGACGGTGTTTGAATTGACGGATTTGGGCATTCCGGAAAGCTTATATTCGCAATTGGGCATTGAACATCCTGAAGCGATCAACAACATCACGGGCAAGGATCTAGTGCTGTTAATTGGCGGGTTGTTTCTCATTGCCAAAAGCGTCCACGAAATTCACGTCAAGCTCGAAGGGGAAGAACATACCACAACCAATGGGGGGAGTCCGGCCAAAGCGCAGTTTGGCTGGATCCTCTTTCAGATTATCATGCTGGATATTGTCTTTTCGCTGGATAGCGTGATCACCGCGGTGGGCATGGCCCAACAAATCTGGATCATGGTCGTGGCCATGGTGATCGCCGTGGGGGTAATGCTGATTTTTTCCGGCGCGATCAGCCGGTTTGTGCACCGGCATCCCACGATCAAAATTTTGGCCCTCAGTTTTTTGATTTTGATTGGCGTGTTGCTGGTCGCGGAAGGGACGGGTAGCCACCTGGACCGGGGCTATGTGTACTTTGCCATGGCGTTCTCGCTGATTGTAGAACTGATCAATATCCGCATCCGCAGCAACCAAAAGCCCGTGGAGTTGCGGGAGCCGCCGCCGGTCAATAATTAA
- a CDS encoding putative sugar nucleotidyl transferase: protein MTILLFEDEGVAQLLPLTLGKPAFALSCAAERLIDLLRRNLTVPVRGLVRPHLRALEDVDYPALCASASELTGPGLLLNARLVPAFSQLNPIRQLLTAPAESIWTKGKTLVAARVSSLAEFAAIPPASWFDIFHTPAYAAHLADDWDLFDYPHDILRFHQSCVAENLTARIAAGTFQQLQDGLFVGPNVRLPQQLVCDTRLGPILIERDASIGPFCYLRGPLYIGAAARIMEHAALKDGTCLGHTTKVGGEVESSMLEPFSNKQHHGFLGHSYVGSWVNLGAGTSNSDLKNTYGIVNMQYRGQKVNTGLQFIGCMIGDYAKTAINTSIFTGKVIGACSMVYGFVTGNVPSFVNYARSFGQVSEAPVEIMINTQKRMFDRRGREQRPCDIQLLRDMYELTRHEREDFGETLSSEPLNW, encoded by the coding sequence ATGACCATTTTGCTATTTGAGGACGAGGGCGTTGCCCAATTACTCCCCCTGACACTGGGCAAGCCGGCTTTTGCCCTGAGCTGCGCGGCGGAGCGCTTGATCGACCTGTTGCGGCGAAATTTGACGGTTCCGGTGCGGGGTCTGGTCCGGCCGCATCTTCGCGCGCTCGAGGACGTCGACTATCCCGCGCTTTGCGCTAGCGCGTCGGAGTTAACCGGGCCTGGCCTGTTGTTGAATGCCCGGCTGGTTCCGGCCTTTAGCCAGTTAAATCCGATCCGGCAGTTGCTAACCGCCCCGGCGGAGTCAATCTGGACCAAGGGAAAAACGCTGGTTGCGGCCCGGGTTTCTAGCTTGGCGGAATTTGCGGCCATCCCCCCCGCGAGCTGGTTTGACATTTTTCACACCCCCGCCTACGCGGCGCATTTGGCGGACGATTGGGATCTGTTTGATTATCCGCATGACATTTTGCGCTTTCACCAATCCTGCGTGGCGGAGAACCTGACCGCGCGGATCGCCGCGGGGACCTTTCAACAGTTGCAGGATGGCCTGTTTGTGGGGCCAAATGTGCGCCTTCCCCAGCAATTAGTCTGCGACACGCGGTTGGGGCCGATCCTTATCGAGCGGGACGCCAGCATCGGCCCGTTTTGCTACCTGCGCGGACCGTTATATATCGGTGCGGCGGCCCGGATCATGGAACACGCCGCGCTCAAGGACGGCACCTGCCTGGGCCACACCACCAAAGTTGGCGGCGAAGTCGAATCCAGCATGCTCGAGCCATTTAGCAATAAGCAACACCACGGATTTTTGGGGCACAGCTACGTTGGCAGTTGGGTCAACCTGGGAGCGGGCACCTCCAACAGCGACCTCAAAAACACCTATGGCATCGTCAACATGCAGTATCGCGGCCAAAAGGTAAACACCGGCCTGCAGTTTATCGGCTGCATGATTGGCGATTACGCCAAAACCGCCATCAATACCAGTATCTTTACCGGCAAGGTCATCGGCGCGTGCAGCATGGTGTATGGCTTTGTCACGGGAAATGTCCCCAGCTTTGTCAATTACGCCAGGTCCTTTGGCCAGGTTTCCGAAGCCCCGGTGGAGATCATGATCAACACCCAAAAGCGAATGTTTGACCGTCGGGGGCGGGAGCAGCGCCCCTGCGATATTCAGTTGTTGCGGGACATGTACGAACTGACCCGCCACGAGCGGGAGGACTTTGGTGAAACGCTAAGTTCCGAGCCACTGAACTGGTAG
- a CDS encoding altronate dehydratase family protein, whose protein sequence is MPTLLHLHPDDPLAVATRDLVEGERVAVAEFNFTIAENIPAGHKVALVDLPEGAPVKKFGQYIGTTTTEICRGDWIHSPNLTAGKLAGEHELATAIPPDPTPLTGKTFLGYPRPGGRAGTRNYLAVISSVNCSATVAKRVAAHFTRERLAAYPNVDGVVAFTHGHGCGIEFRGEFHRLLNRVLGGMAKHPNIGGYLLIGLGCETVTPGALIEDAKLVQVGDFRGSAKNDAAVGETNTAKTSPTPSSQPASYAPPVLVMQNLGGTQNTIRAGIALVEQLLPRVNAFSRQPCPASQIILGTNCGGSDGNSGITANAALGHAADMLVAAGGTVILAETTEIYGAEQLLTRRARTPAVGQKLLDRIRWWEWYAGMYGCTPDNNPSPGNKAGGLTTIYEKSLGAIIKGGTTALNAVYEYAEQVTERGLVVMDTPGLDPVSVTGIVAGGANLVAFTTGRGSCFGFKPSPVLKIASNTPMYLRMQADMDINAGDILHGKPVNEVGQEIFQALLDLASGKPSKSEAQDLGTEEFQPWMLGPTL, encoded by the coding sequence ATGCCCACGCTTTTGCATCTGCATCCTGATGATCCGCTAGCCGTGGCCACGCGCGACTTGGTGGAAGGGGAACGCGTGGCAGTGGCGGAATTTAATTTCACCATAGCGGAAAACATCCCCGCCGGTCATAAGGTCGCACTGGTCGATTTACCCGAGGGCGCGCCCGTCAAAAAATTTGGCCAGTATATCGGCACGACAACCACGGAAATTTGCCGCGGGGACTGGATTCATAGCCCCAATCTCACCGCCGGAAAACTCGCGGGCGAACACGAATTGGCCACCGCCATTCCGCCGGATCCCACCCCCCTGACAGGGAAGACATTCCTCGGTTATCCACGTCCTGGCGGACGGGCGGGAACACGCAATTATCTGGCGGTCATCTCCAGCGTCAATTGCTCCGCCACCGTGGCCAAACGCGTCGCCGCCCACTTTACCCGCGAACGATTGGCCGCTTATCCCAATGTGGATGGCGTCGTCGCCTTTACCCATGGGCATGGTTGCGGCATCGAATTTCGCGGTGAATTTCATCGCCTGCTCAATCGTGTGTTAGGGGGCATGGCCAAACATCCCAACATCGGCGGATATCTGCTGATTGGCCTGGGTTGCGAAACAGTCACACCCGGTGCGCTCATTGAGGACGCCAAGTTGGTGCAAGTGGGGGATTTTCGAGGGAGCGCAAAAAACGACGCGGCAGTGGGCGAAACGAACACCGCAAAAACTAGTCCTACGCCATCATCACAGCCCGCCAGTTACGCCCCGCCGGTCTTGGTCATGCAGAACCTGGGGGGGACGCAAAACACAATCCGGGCGGGAATCGCACTAGTGGAGCAACTATTACCGCGGGTGAACGCTTTTTCGCGGCAGCCTTGTCCCGCTAGCCAGATCATCCTGGGGACAAATTGCGGCGGCTCCGATGGCAACTCCGGCATCACCGCCAACGCCGCCCTGGGCCATGCGGCAGATATGCTAGTGGCCGCCGGAGGGACGGTCATCCTAGCCGAAACGACCGAAATTTACGGCGCGGAACAACTCCTCACCCGGCGTGCCCGGACGCCCGCCGTCGGCCAGAAGCTGCTCGACCGGATTCGCTGGTGGGAATGGTATGCGGGGATGTATGGCTGCACGCCGGACAATAACCCCTCTCCCGGTAACAAGGCTGGCGGATTGACCACGATTTATGAAAAATCGCTCGGGGCCATTATCAAAGGAGGAACCACGGCCCTGAATGCCGTTTATGAATACGCCGAACAAGTAACCGAACGCGGGCTGGTCGTGATGGACACGCCGGGTTTGGATCCGGTGAGCGTAACGGGCATCGTCGCGGGGGGAGCGAACTTGGTGGCGTTTACCACGGGAAGGGGGTCGTGCTTTGGGTTTAAGCCCAGTCCCGTGTTAAAAATCGCCAGCAACACGCCGATGTACCTACGGATGCAGGCCGATATGGATATCAACGCGGGCGATATTTTGCACGGCAAGCCTGTCAACGAAGTTGGGCAGGAAATTTTTCAGGCGTTATTAGACCTGGCCAGCGGCAAACCGAGTAAAAGTGAAGCGCAAGACCTGGGGACCGAGGAATTTCAACCCTGGATGCTGGGGCCAACGCTGTGA